The Bos indicus x Bos taurus breed Angus x Brahman F1 hybrid chromosome 11, Bos_hybrid_MaternalHap_v2.0, whole genome shotgun sequence genome includes a region encoding these proteins:
- the MSH6 gene encoding DNA mismatch repair protein Msh6, with protein sequence MSRQSTLFSFFPKSPAVNNANKAPVRASSGSSAAAAATGASPSPGGDAAWNEAGPEPLAGTTSRAEARNLNGGLRKSASPAVPASSSCDFSPGDLVWAKMEGYPWWPCLVYNHPFDGTFIREKGKSARVHVQFFDDSPTRGWVSRRLLKPYTGSHSKEAQKGGHFYSAKPEILRAMQRADEALNKDKIKRLELAVCDEPSEPEEEEETEVGATYTSDKSEEENDIESEEEVRPKVQGSRRSSRQIKKRRVISDSESDVGGSDVEFKPDTKEEASSDEISSGVGDSDSEGLDTPVKVAPKRKRMVTGNGSLKRKSSRKEMPSATKRATGISSETKNTLSAFSVPQNSEPQAHISGGCDDSNRPTVWYHETLEWLKEEKRRDVHRRRPDHPDFDASTLYVPEDFLNSCTPGMRKWWQIKSQNFDLVIFYKVGKFYEMYHMDALIGVSELGLVFMKGNWAHSGFPEIAFGRYSDSLVQKGYKVARVEQTETPEMMEARCRKMAHISKYDRVVRREICRIITKGTQTYSVLEGDPSENYSKYLLSLKEKEEESSGHTRVYGVCFVDTSLGRFFIGQFSDDRHCSRFRTLVAHYPPVQVLFEKGNLSMDTKMILKSSLSSSLQEGLIPGSQFWDAAKTLRTLLEEGYFTDKLNEDGGVMLPQVLKGMTSESDSIGLTPGEKSELALSALGGCVFYLKKCLIDQELLSMANFEEYVPLDSDMVHATRPGAVFAKANQRMVLDAVTLNNLEIFLNGTNGSTEGTLLEKIDTCHTPFGKRLLKQWLCAPLCNPHAINDRLDAIEDLMVVPDKISEVVDLLKKLPDLERLLSKIHNVGSPLKSQNHPDSRAIMYEETTYSKKKIIDFLSALEGFKVICKIIGIMEEVIDDFKSKILKQVLTLQTKSPEGRFPDLTSELNRWDTAFDHEKARKTGLITPKAGFDSDYDQALADIRENEQSLLEYLEKQRSRIGCRTIVYWGIGRNRYQLEIPENFITRNLPEEYELKSTKKGCKRYWTKTIEKKLGNLINAEERRDASLKDCMRRLFYNFDKNYKDWQAAVECIAVLDVLLCLTNYSRGGDGPMCRPIILLPEEDTPPFLDLKGSRHPCITKTFFGDDFIPNDILIGCEEEEEENGKAYCVLVTGPNMGGKSTLMRQAGLLAIMAQMGCYVPAEVCRLTPIDRVFTRLGASDRIMSGESTFFVELSETASILTHATAHSLVLVDELGRGTATFDGTAIANAVVKELAENIKCRTLFSTHYHSLVEDYSQNVAVRLGHMACMVENECEDPSQETITFLYKFIKGACPKSYGFNAARLANLPEEVIQKGHRKAREFEKMTQSLRLFREVCLASERSTVDADAVHKLLTLIEEL encoded by the exons CAGTTCTTGTGACTTCTCACCAGGTGATTTGGTTTGGGCCAAGATGGAGGGTTACCCTTGGTGGCCTTGCCTGGTTTACAACCACCCTTTTGATGGAACATTCATCCGTGAGAAAGGAAAGTCTGCCCGAGTTCATGTACAGTTTTTTGATGACAGCCCAACACGGGGCTGGGTTAGCAGAAGGCTATTAAAGCCATATACAG gtTCACATTCAAAGGAAGCCCAGAAAGGAGGTCATTTTTATAGTGCAAAGCCTGAAATACTCAGAGCAATGCAACGTGCAGATGAAGCCTTGAATAAAGACAAGATTAAGAGGCTTGAGTTGGCAGTATGTGATGAGCCCTCAGagccagaggaggaagaagagacgGAG GTAGGTGCCACTTACACATCAGATAAGAGTGAAGAGGAAAATGACATTGAGAGTGAAGAGGAAGTGAGGCCAAAGGTGCAAGGATCCAGACGAAGTAGCCGACAAATAAAAAAACGAAGGGTCATATCAGACTCTGAGAGTGACGTTGGTGGCTCTGATGTGGAATTCAAGCCAGACACTAAGGAGGAAGCAAGCAGTGATGAAATAAGCAGTGGCGTGGGGGACAGTGATAGTGAAGGCCTGGACACCCCCGTCAAAGTTGCTCCAAAGCGGAAGAGAATGGTAACTGGGAATGGTTCCCTCAAGAGGAAGAGTTCAAGGAAGGAAATGCCTTCAGCCACCAAACGAGCAACTGGCATTTCATCAGAAACCAAGAATACTTTGAGTGCTTTCTCTGTCCCTCAAAATTCTGAACCCCAAGCCCACATTAGTGGGGGATGTGATGACAGTAATCGCCCCACTGTCTGGTATCATGAAACTTTAGAGTGGCttaaggaggaaaagagaagagatgtGCACAGGAGGCGGCCTGATCACCCTGATTTTGATGCATCCACACTCTATGTGCCCGAGGATTTCCTTAATTCCTGTACTCCTGGGATGAGGAAGTGGTGGCAAATTAAGTCTCAGAACTTTGATCTGGTCATATTTTATAAAGTGGGGAAGTTTTATGAGATGTACCACATGGATGCTCTTATTGGGGTCAGTGAACTAGGGCTGGTATTCATGAAAGGCAACTGGGCCCATTCTGGTTTCCCTGAAATTGCATTTGGCCGATACTCAGATTCCCTGGTCCAGAAGGGCTATAAAGTAGCACGAGTAGAACAGACTGAGACCCCAGAAATGATGGAGGCACGATGCCGAAAAATGGCACACATATCTAAGTATGACAGAGTGGTGCGGAGGGAGATCTGTAGGATCATTACGAAGGGTACACAGACCTACAGTGTGCTGGAAGGTGACCCCTCGGAGAACTACAGTAAATACCTTCTTAGcctcaaagagaaagaagaggagtcttCTGGCCACACTCGCGTGTATGGAGTATGCTTTGTTGATACCTCTCTAGGGAGGTTCTTCATAGGTCAGTTTTCAGATGATCGCCATTGTTCCAGGTTTAGGACTTTAGTGGCACACTATCCTCCAGTACAAGTCTTATTTGAGAAGGGAAATCTCTCAATGGATACTAAGATGATTCTCAAGAGTTCATTATCCTCTTCTCTTCAGGAAGGTCTGATACCGGGCTCCCAGTTTTGGGATGCAGCCAAAACTTTGAGAACTCTCCTTGAAGAAGGATATTTTACAGACAAGTTAAATGAGGACGGTGGGGTGATGCTACCCCAGGTGCTTAAAGGTATGACCTCGGAGTCAGATTCTATTGGATTGACACCAGGAGAGAAGAGTGAATTAGCCCTCTCTGCTCTTGGTGGTTGTGTCTTCTACCTCAAAAAATGCCTTATTGATCAGGAGCTTTTATCAATGGCTAATTTTGAAGAATATGTTCCCTTGGATTCTGACATGGTCCATGCTACAAGACCTGGTGCTGTCTTTGCTAAAGCCAATCAACGAATGGTGCTAGATGCTGTGACATTAAACAACTTGGAGATTTTTCTGAATGGAACAAACGGTTCTACTGAAGGGACCTTGTTAGAGAAGATTGACACCTGCCATACTCCCTTTGGTAAACGGCTCTTAAAGCAGTGGCTCTGTGCCCCACTCTGTAACCCTCATGCGATCAATGATCGCCTGGATGCCATAGAAGACCTAATGGTTGTGCCTGACAAAATCTCTGAGGTTGTAGACCTTCTTAAGAAGCTTCCAGACCTTGAGAGACTCCTGAGTAAAATTCATAATGTTGGGTCTCCCCTCAAGAGCCAGAACCACCCAGATAGCAGGGCTATAATGTATGAAGAAACCACATACAGCAAAAAAAagattattgattttctttctgctCTGGAAGGATTCAAAGTAATATGTAAAATTATAGGGATTATGGAAGAAGTCATTGATGACTTTAAGTCTAAAATCCTCAAGCAGGTCCTTACTCTGCAGACAAAAAGTCCTGAAGGGCGCTTTCCTGATTTGACTTCAGAACTGAACCGATGGGATACAGCCTTTGACCATGAAAAGGCTCGAAAGACTGGACTGATTACTCCCAAAGCAGGATTTGACTCTGATTATGACCAAGCTCTTGCTGACATAAGagaaaatgaacagagcctcCTGGAATACTTGGAGAAACAGCGCAGTCGAATTGGCTGTAGAACCATAGTTTACTGGGGAATTGGTAGGAATCGTTACCAGTTGGAAATTCCAGAGAATTTCATCACCCGTAATTTGCCAGAAGAATATGAGTTGAAATCCACCAAAAAGGGTTGTAAACGATACTGGACCAAAACAATTGAGAAGAAGTTGGGTAATCTGATAAACGCCGAAGAACGGAGAGACGCATCATTAAAGGACTGCATGAGGCGACTGTTCTATAACTTTGATAAAAATTACAAGGACTGGCAGGCTGCTGTGGAGTGCATCGCAGTGTTGG ATGTGTTATTGTGCCTGACCAACTACAGTCGAGGGGGTGATGGTCCTATGTGTCGTCCAATAATTCTGTTGCCAGAAGAAGATACTCCTCCCTTTCTAGACCTTAAAGGATCACGCCATCCCTGCATTACGAAGACTTTTTTTGGTGATGACTTTATTCCTAATGACATTCTAATAGGctgtgaggaagaggaggaggaaaatggcaaagcTTATTGTGTGCTTGTTACTGGACCAAATATGGGAGGCAAGTCTACACTTATGAGACAG GCTGGCCTATTAGCTATAATGGCCCAGATGGGCTGTTACGTACCAGCTGAAGTGTGTAGGCTCACACCAATTGATAGAGTGTTTACTAGACTTGGTGCCTCAGACAGAATAATGTCAG gtgaaagtACATTTTTTGTTGAATTGAGTGAAACTGCCAGTATACTTACACATGCAACAGCACATTCTCTGGTGCTTGTGGATGAATTAG GAAGAGGTACCGCAACATTCGATGGGACAGCAATAGCAAATGCAGTTGTGAAAGAACTTGCTGAGAACATAAAGTGTCGTACGTTGTTTTCCACCCACTACCATTCATTAGTTGAAGATTATTCTCAAAATGTTGCAGTGCGCCTAGGACACATG gcatGCATGGTAGAAAATGAATGTGAAGATCCCAGCCAGGAGACAATTACCTTCCTCTATAAATTCATTAAAGGAGCCTGTCCGAAAAGCTATGGTTTTAATGCAGCAAGGCTTGCTAATCTTCCAGAGGAGGTTATTCAAAAGGgacatagaaaagcaagagaatttgagAAGATGACTCAGTCACTGCGGTTATTTCG ggaGGTTTGTTTGGCTAGTGAAAGGTCTACTGTGGATGCTGATGCTGTCCATAAGTTGCTGACTTTGATTGAGGAATTATAG